TAGCAGCTTTGTCATGGATTCCAACCCctacaccccccaaaaaaagaaacaggccaACTTTTAGGCACCTGAGAACCAACATTGCCTATTATgtctctcttttttaagatttttattatgtatacaatgttctgcctgcaggccggaagagggcaccagatctcattacagatggttgtgagtcaccatgtggttgctgggaattgaactcaggacctctagaagagcagtcagtgctcttaacctctgagccatctctccagcccctattacGTCTCTTTAGAAGTAGGATTATTGCtactggggttgggggtggggtggcgaGGAGGCCTGTAGAGATGGACTCTTCTCCAAGTGTAGACGAAGTGGAAGCATTTGTGTGATGGCCAGAGAACCATTGTCCTtagaggtgggagaaggggaaggtgggGTTACCTTGGGCAAGCAAGGAGGCTGACACCCAGTGTTGTAGCTCCTTTCCCCGAGGAAACATAAACATCTACCCTCTCCTTATAGGGTACGAAGGACAAACCAAAGTACAAAAAAATCTCCACTGAAGTCCAACttggggaaccaatgagtttattgggcttacagaGCATGGGTGGGTGTTGCTTTCAGGACTGTGGGTGACCCCAAAGCAGCCACACCATGAAAACACCTCATGCCAGCATGGATGATGATGTCCCCCATGTCTGCAAAGACGGAAACCTTTCCTGCTTCAGTTAATCTTCCACAGGCTACATACTCTACCACCTCCTGAGACCATGAGGCAATGTGCAATTGGAACACAATTACAACTGGCtgagaggtggaggagggaggagctggaATCACAGATGAGGATCAAATGACTCAGCATCCCCTGCTTCCTTCACTGAATGTCTTATAGTCTTATAGTCTCACTTGGAACCTGGCTTACTTCTTGCTGAGTTCCTTAGCCCGGCAGGTAGCCGCTTCCACTGCACTCATGGCAGCTGCTCGAAGACCCCCCTGCTCTAGGGCGTGAAGTCCATGGATGGTGGTTCCAGCTGGTGTGAGCACATCAGTCCGAAGCTGGGCTGGGTGCTTCCCTTCCTGCTGCAGCATCTTGGCAGTTCCCTGGAGAGAAGAGTTAAGGAAGAGTTGAGAGAGGTGGGGCAGCTACATGTTTCCCCAGCCTGTCTGGACTTTGCAGGCTTGTCTTCCTGTTTGCTGGACACAGCACACACTCGAAACTTCCCAACATTCTCCTGAGGAATCCTGAACTCACCAGCAGAGTCTGGGCAGCAATGCGGTGGGCCAGGCCACTGGGCATGCCCATCTTGATGGCACCTTCAGCCAGGGCCTCTGAGAATGTGCACACCTGTAGCAATAGCATTGGGAGTCAGGAGGGGGAATGTCAAAGCTGACATTTTGCTGGACACAGCTCCCAGCTAGAGAATACCccgaacagcagttctcaacctgtgggtcgtgacccctttggaaGTTGactaaccctttcacaggggtcacctaaaaccaccagaaaacacagatatttacattacaattcataatggtagcaaaattaattatgaagtagcaacaaaaatcattCTATGGTtgaagtcaccacaacatgaactatattaaagggtcgctgaattcagaaggctgaggatCACTGGCTCAGAACCACAAGAAACCAGACCCTGGATGTGGTCACAATACCTGAAGCTATAGGGCCTAAACCCAGAGTTTGGTAAAGTGACCAGCCTCGATGGCTCAACAAAGGGTGATGTTCTGAGAGGCAGCAGAACTCACTGGTAGCCCATGAATTACTTGACTGTGAGACCTTGAGAGCAAGGCCTTTGCTAAGTTAAGGTTTCCTCTGAGGGTATGGGTTAAGACAATACTCACAAAGGCCACACCACTGCCACTGAGGCCAGTATGGATATCTACATAGGACTCAGGAACCTCTATGCACTGTCCACAGGCCTCCAGCAAGTTCTGTAGGAGCTCAGCGTCGTCATTCCCAGCATGGTGGCCCCGTGCCATCACCATGGCCCCCTCCTGAACTATGCAAGGTAGATTGGGAGAGACTCGCAACACTCTTGTTTTCGGGGGCAGCAGCTGGACAAAAGGGAGCTTAGTTAATGTCAAACACCCTATAAGACTAGGTAAACACCTCAGTTAAATGCAGCCTCTAGTTCCCACTTCCCAGGCACAGTGGCCAAACACTATCCCAGTCAGCTAACCCTGGCCAACTACTTATAGAGGTTGTCTGGGATGCTGCTACCTGCTTACTGAATGTAGCCAACACCAACAAAGCCTGTTTCATAGTTAAGGCCTTGTTCACACCATAGCCCACTCACCTCCTCCAGCGAACTCAGAGACACCCCAGCAGCCACAGACACCACGATGTGCTCAGTGGTAACTACAGGAGCCACTTCTGCCAGAACATCTGGCAGAACttgaggcttggtggcaaagaTGATAAGTGAGCAGTTCTGCAGCACTTCCTGGTTGGAGTGAGTAGTCTGACAACCCAGAGCCTGCATAGACACCAGGACCAGAAATGAGGCTGTGTGAGGAGGCATCCCACAACCCACCTGTGTACCACCAATCCTTCTGCATCCCATGGGTTCCCTCAGGCCTCTGTTGTTACAAATGCCTGTATTAAGAAAAATCCAGGCCCTGCTACTCACAGACCCAAGATCTACCTTCTAGAACCTTCCTAATTAGTATTCACAACCACCCTATATAGGCACACATTCAATCTGCTCTGGTCTTCCAAAAGCTTGACTTTCTTCCTGGCCTTTGACCTTTCCTTCTCCAGGACAAAGCAAATGATCTCAAACCTCCAGCCATACCAGACTCTGAAAAATGCTTCAGAAGGACAAGACCCTAAGTCCCACTCACCCTGAAGTGACAGAGATTCCTGTCTGTTGGTGCACTGGCCAGCACTTGCTTAGCTTCCACTTTGCCTGGATAGAAAGGCAAAAGCTGGTAAGGGCTGGGAAGACAGGAAACAGCTTGCTTGGCCCACTGTTAGCCTAAGGCTCCATAGGGTCATAGCGGGGATGCTTGTCCTCGGTGCTGAGCAATCAAGTTAATTCAATTATACTTTAATGCCACTGCCATCTCTGCTGTTGGACACTGGGGCCAAGAACCTGCCTAATCCTGACAAGACAGAGCCCAGGCCCTCTGCTTTCACAGAAGGGGCAACTGACTGAAGCACTTATGTCTGTTCGCCAAAATGCAAAAATCTCTGCAGGAACACCAGGCCTGGAGTGGCATGGTGGATAGGGAAATAGCTGGTgaagggtctagagagatggttcagtagggtGGGCAGATGACTGCTCAAGGGTCTGGAGAGACCGCTCGACAGttgagagtacttgctgctctgaCATATGATCTGGGATAAATTCCCAggacaactgtccataactccaccTCCAGTGGAACCAGTGAGCTTCCctagcctctgcaggtaccaagtacacacacacacacacacacacacacacacacacacacactgcacaaacagacaaaacactcacacatataatcttttttttaaaataacctatCTGATAAAGACTTGATGGGACAACTCTCTTGCAACAGGGCAAGTGTGCTGGAATGTCTTGGGGGAGACTGTACATTTGGTGGAAATCATGTTTTTGTAGGGTATAGAGGTAGAGAGACTGGGCCAGACGGAAGTACAAACTACGACCTAAACATAGAGGCAGCTAATCACGTCAGTGACAGCTGGTAAACAACTGCCGGGTTTTTCATATAAACACCTGAGACTTCTTGTAGGAAGACAATCTCTAATGATCAGGACCCTCTGGACTTTGAAGTACAACCGATAGCAGACAGCCAAAGGTCACCAACTTTCTCCACCTGCAATCTATATGTAAAGTTTCCTAAACGCTGTATAGCAGTTAGGCCCATATTGACAGCCCCTGTTATATAACAGCAGTCCTCACCCAGGAAGAGTTTGCCTCCTTCCTCAGCCCACCCTCCAGCTCCCAAGCAGCAGACAAATGGCACTGGCATCAAGAGATGACAAACCAGTGATGGCAGACACTCTTCAGTACGTAGTCAATCCTCTTCTTCCCAAATGTTCACACAACTGGCCACCTCTGAGAGTAGAGATGGTgcaagaatagaaaacaaaaagaggtgCAGGAGGAGGAGGCCAGGAAGTTGGACACTAACTTGGCATTAAGCCAGTCCAATCTAAGACAAAATTGGTTTGTGCCACACGTGGAACGATAAAATCACAGCCACAGTTAGGAGAAATAAGAAGTCAAAAGTGAGTCTGATAAAAATCACAGCCACattaaggaagaagtcaaaagtGAGCCTgccagtggtggctcatgcagcactcaggcagacagagctctgagttcagggccagcctggtctaccaagagaATTCCATGATAGCTagggcgacacagagaaaccctgtcttgaaaaaacaaaaaccaaccaaacaagcaaaacccatACAAAGAGGTTACAATGAAAGTTAATGGtaattttctttaattcaatACATTTAAACGAATATCATTCAACAATACaatcattgttaaataaaataagctgtgttacttttctcCACACCACGCCTGGCTCGCACACCCACCCTCCTGAACAAGAGCTGTCGTCGGCTCACCTAGGGAACCAGGAGACCTTGATGGAAGCCTGCTGTAGGGTTCTCACCCAGAAATGGGGCGAACCATTTGCGCCGCTCCCGCCGAGGCTAAAGGACTCCTCCCACTGTAAAGCCCCCCAACCAGGCCTCGCCTCCCCACCTGCTCGAATGAGGCCTTGGGCGATGGCCTCCGCCATGCGACCTGCGCCCACGAAGCCCACACGCAGCTGTTCAGATCCTGCCGCCGCCATCGTGCTCCTCCTCTCGTCCCTATGGCAGAGGGCTCCGCCCACTAGAGCCGCATTGAGGAGCAGAAGCGATTGGGCGGGTTCCGGGAGGAGTATagggggggcggggcggggcggggcggggcgaaCGGCGGCATTTCGTTGCTGGAGGTGGGATTTCCTACAAGCCTGGAAGAAGCAACTGGCGATTTTGCTGAGGGTAGAGAGGAAAGATGAAGTCCTAAACAGGCAGTCTGATTCGACCTGGAAAATCCGAAGCTGGAGTCTCCCCAAAAGCCTTGCAAAGAGAATCGGAGGAAAAGCTCCAACCATGGTTCTAGGAGTGTACGGTGGTACAACAAACTGGTACATCTCTTTCCTAGCTTGTGTGCCTTGGGCTCGATCCTGGGTGCCGTTTCTGGTACTCGAGGTTAAAGGAAGCACTAACTAATAAGTCACCAATAAACagctgttattgtttgtttttccagacagtgtttctctgtgttctctgtttAATAGTCtcggcagtcctggaactcactttgtagaccagccctcaaactcacagatctgcctgcctttgcccccgaagtactgggattgaagtcATTCACCATCGCTGCCctgacatacatacattcatacatacatacatacatacatacatacatacatacatacatacatacacacacgattgttttgtttctctgtattgttttggagcctatcctggcactcgctctggggaccaggctgccctcgaactcacagagatccacctgctgagtgctgggattaaagatcttgcgccaccaacgcccggctatttttatatattttttaaaaactttttgctTGCTTCAGTGTTTCTATTCAATTCCACATATATGTCTTATAGACTATAGTCATTTAGTTGAAGTgaaagagcaaaggaaagaaaaggtaaacaaaacaagaagctTATGCCCAAAATGAGATTAAGGGCATAAGGCTTTCACAATATGATCAGGGCATCAGCCTGTCTCATGTAAATTACCAACTCAAACAAcctaatcttatttttatttcctaaagtAACTTTGAGTCAAAAGTATAAAGACTTCCTACAAACTGGGTAAAGgtggttgttgctgttttggttttggtggtttttcgatacagggtttctgtgtatccctggttgacctggaactcactctgttgaccaggctggccttgagagatccacctgcctctgcctccctgagtgctggtattaaagacacgtgccaccactgcccggctgtttttgttgtttttaaatgtgtaaaatcAGGCAAAATAGAACACAGCACTTAGAAGTACATGGAATTCATAAAGGCAATGCTGTCCATGGACTGTGAGGTCCTACAATTAAGGCTGGTCTGTCCTCTGCTTGCTACAGTTGGAATGTGATGAACAGTTCTTTCTTCTTGCATAGCATGAGTTGATGAGTTGTGTTCTTCCATCTTTCCCCAGGCCCTATTAGAAGCCTAAGAGTGAAGAGTTTGCTTGATGATGGATGGAAACCTGTAAAACCAGCAGCTAAAACCTAAAACTAAATAGAACTTTCCCTCGTTACAAGTTAATTGTCTTAGGTAGCAGTAGAAAGCAGATTGACACAGGGAAGCTTGCAGAACCTTTACTATATACAGGGACAAAAAACGACCCAggagccaggtattggtggcacacacctttaatcccagcttttgggagtcacaggcaagcaaatctctgtgagttcaaggccagcttggtctatagatcgagttccaggacaggctccaaaacaatacagagaaaccctgtctcggaaaaaaaacaaaaaacaagaaacaaaaacaaaacaaaaaaacctacccAGGAGTGTCCATGGAGAGGTGGGTGGACAAGGAACATTTACACAAACAGAAGTGTAAGGAATTTCTGTATTCTGGGCCGCAACCAACAGCACCTGAAAATGTTCAAGGTTGAGACTTGGCCTCAAGCCAGCCAGAAAATGCATGCTACCTAGTCACAGTGGTCAAGGCATTCTGATTTGTAGGACAGTGTGTGTTCCTTGACATGATGATGCAGTTAGCACAGACTGGTGGCCCTAGACAACTGAGTGCCTGGCAGGTTCTGATCAGCTCAGCTAGctcttcctgagggctgggagaGTACATCCTCAAAGCCCTGGTCCCCTCCATGGACTCACATCAGAGGACTAAGCTTAAAGGAAATCtgaagatggggtgggggctgaggTGGCTGGGAAGTCATGAGTTAAAGGGATACTGGGCAGGACAACATAGGAGAGGAGGACAGCAGATGTTGCTTTTAGAGGGTGGAAGACCAGGCAGGCCATGCACTGTCCTGCTGGAAGACAAAAGGCCTCAGATGCAGGCTGAGGACCAAGGGCTAGTGGGATGGGGGAAAATAATTGGGTATCTTTAATATTTCTGGGAGGTGAGTGGC
This DNA window, taken from Cricetulus griseus strain 17A/GY chromosome 2, alternate assembly CriGri-PICRH-1.0, whole genome shotgun sequence, encodes the following:
- the Pycr3 gene encoding pyrroline-5-carboxylate reductase 3 isoform X2 codes for the protein MAAAGSEQLRVGFVGAGRMAEAIAQGLIRAGKVEAKQVLASAPTDRNLCHFRALGCQTTHSNQEVLQNCSLIIFATKPQVLPDVLAEVAPVVTTEHIVVSVAAGVSLSSLEELLPPKTRVLRVSPNLPCIVQEGAMVMARGHHAGNDDAELLQNLLEACGQCIEVPESYVDIHTGLSGSGVAFVCTFSEALAEGAIKMGMPSGLAHRIAAQTLLGTAKMLQQEGKHPAQLRTDVLTPAGTTIHGLHALEQGGLRAAAMSAVEAATCRAKELSKK